The Pirellulales bacterium DNA segment ATGCGTGGTTGGTGCTTCTTGAAGTAGGCATGCCACTCGCCATAGTGCCCCAAATTCGTTTGATAGTTGTGCAACAAGTTGACCTGAATAGCATCGTTGCCGGGCCTGTTCAAAAACATCTGATCGAAGTAATAGGCGTCAGGGCTAATTTTCGATTCGTCCTTAACGCCGTTCACGTACTGAAACTTCGTCGTCTCCAGCGTCAACAACTCACGGACAGATTTCTCTGTTTCAGCGTTGCGGTTTTTCCACAACGGCTTGATCGCGTCGAAGCCCGGGCCAATCCCTTCCGCATATGCATTGCCGTTTTGTACGATGATTCCCGAGATGGCCTCAGGATGTTTCGAGGCAATGCGATACCCAATGGGCGCGCCGTAATCTTGCACATAGATACTGAATTTCTTCAGGCCGAGGTTTTTCAGCAGCAATTCTTCCACATGGGCCGCCAAATTATCAAAGGTGTATTCGAAGTCTTTTACCGATGGCATGTCGCTGTAACCAAACCCAACATAATCAGGGGCAATCACACGAAATTTTTTCGACAGCATCGGGATGAGATCCCGGTACATGTGCGAGGAACTAGGAAACCCGTGGAGCAGCACGATGGTCGCCGCGTCTTGTGGACCGGCCTCGCGGTAGAAGTGCTTTTGACCCCGAACGGTTGTCGTCTTGTACGTTGTCATAGCTAAATCTCCTGCATGTGCTTTACGCTTGTTGTGGATACTGCAACGGATACTCGCACTCTTATTATCAGAAGGTCAATGGTCTCGGATGCTGTACGAATGGCCTCAAAACCAAAGTTTGCTT contains these protein-coding regions:
- a CDS encoding alpha/beta fold hydrolase; translation: MTTYKTTTVRGQKHFYREAGPQDAATIVLLHGFPSSSHMYRDLIPMLSKKFRVIAPDYVGFGYSDMPSVKDFEYTFDNLAAHVEELLLKNLGLKKFSIYVQDYGAPIGYRIASKHPEAISGIIVQNGNAYAEGIGPGFDAIKPLWKNRNAETEKSVRELLTLETTKFQYVNGVKDESKISPDAYYFDQMFLNRPGNDAIQVNLLHNYQTNLGHYGEWHAYFKKHQPRMLITWGTNDVFFPVAGAKAYLRDLPQAELHLFETGHFALEDHCELIAELIKRFFA